A single window of Ananas comosus cultivar F153 linkage group 17, ASM154086v1, whole genome shotgun sequence DNA harbors:
- the LOC109722873 gene encoding probable methyltransferase At1g27930: MARALPERRFVATAAAALVAAALVASALVLRSGAGDRAALLCSIVAPRWRSPSDGVSASYAAASAAAAAELSAALVHYATSSVVPQQSRAEIGVSLAVLRRRAPCNLLVFGVGHDSLLWSALNPGGATLFLEEDPKWLRSALAAAPSLRARLARYPTRLDDADALLASLRSDPSPCADLDPRGRRCPLALPDLPAEAYAREWDAIMIDAPRGYFAAAPGRMGAIYTAAAMAWARSGEGDTDVFLHDVDRRVERAYALEFLCEKYRVGGAGRLWHFRIPPASRRPNATTDAPRGFCAH; the protein is encoded by the coding sequence ATGGCGCGCGCGCTCCCGGAGAGGCGGTTCGTGGcgaccgcggcggcggcgctggtcGCGGCGGCGCTCGTCGCCTCCGCCCTCGTCCTCCGGTCCGGCGCCGGCGACCGCGCAGCCCTGCTCTGCTCCATCGTGGCGCCGCGCTGGCGCTCGCCCTCGGACGGCGTCTCGGCCTCCTACGCCGCGGCCtccgcggccgcggcggcggagctgTCGGCGGCGCTGGTCCACTACGCGACGAGCTCGGTCGTGCCGCAGCAGTCGCGGGCGGAGATCGGCGTCTCCCTGGCCGTGCTCCGGCGGCGCGCGCCGTGCAACCTGCTGGTGTTCGGCGTGGGGCACGACTCGCTGCTCTGGTCGGCGCTGAACCCCGGCGGCGCCACGCTGTTCCTGGAGGAGGACCCGAAGTGGCTCCGCTCCGCGCTCGCCGCCGCGCCCTCCCTCCGCGCCCGCCTCGCCCGCTACCCGACCCGGCTCGACGACGCCgacgccctcctcgcctccctcCGATCCGACCCCTCCCCCTGCGCCGATCTCGACCCCCGCGGCCGCCGCTGCCCCCTCGCCCTCCCCGACCTCCCCGCCGAGGCCTACGCGCGCGAGTGGGACGCCATCATGATCGACGCGCCGCGCGGCTACTTCGCCGCCGCGCCGGGCCGCATGGGCGCGATCTacacggcggcggcgatggcctGGGCCCGGAGCGGCGAAGGCGACACCGACGTCTTCCTCCACGACGTCGACCGCAGGGTCGAGAGGGCCTACGCGCTCGAGTTCCTCTGCGAAAAATACCGCGTCGGCGGCGCCGGAAGGCTCTGGCACTTCCGCATTCCCCCGGCCTCCCGCCGTCCCAACGCCACCACCGACGCTCCGCGGGGGTTCTGCGCGCATTAA